Proteins from a single region of Gordonia hongkongensis:
- a CDS encoding VOC family protein, with protein sequence MTAFPSVSLSFVSVICNDIVAQSAFYAGVFALPTATELSSDHFRALRLGDTILGFHTTAAISLLDLPQDTPIGDAAAAFWTFEVHDKQDVDTLTDSAVAAGGRLVKAPYTTYYGAYQSVLRDPEGNVFRINKSGVA encoded by the coding sequence ATGACGGCATTCCCCAGCGTATCGCTCTCGTTCGTGAGCGTCATCTGTAATGATATCGTTGCGCAATCAGCATTCTACGCAGGCGTTTTCGCGCTACCGACAGCCACTGAGCTGTCCTCCGACCACTTCCGCGCGCTTAGACTCGGCGACACTATCCTCGGGTTTCACACTACGGCCGCCATCAGTCTGCTCGACCTTCCGCAAGACACCCCGATCGGTGATGCAGCAGCAGCATTCTGGACCTTCGAGGTCCACGACAAACAGGACGTCGACACCCTCACCGACTCAGCAGTCGCAGCCGGCGGTCGCCTCGTCAAGGCTCCCTACACGACGTATTATGGTGCATATCAATCTGTCCTGCGTGATCCAGAAGGAAATGTCTTCCGGATTAACAAATCTGGCGTAGCATGA
- a CDS encoding isopenicillin N synthase family dioxygenase — MNQPHIPLIDLNSWRTGDNESRAAVAAEVDRALTESGFLLLANHGVAAHLGASLREAAKRFFSLPTQIKAQYETTVGGRGWLPSGREANSFDGEDADADKPDMKESYTIGRNHLTGDPAIDEYWFRANVWPTEVPELEAQANRYMDQMYGVYDELLRICGAALGLGTDWFIERCANGTRTLNINRYPSMEETGAPKDGQFRVGPHTDWSIFTLLDRQVGYGGFQVESHGQWFDAPFVEGALVINIGDLMARWTGDRWRSTRHRVLPPQDQAPKEELISLIQFCDANVDAVIKPMPAPIGKNTNLAPIEAGEYLRRRALAATVS, encoded by the coding sequence ATGAACCAACCACACATTCCGCTCATCGACCTCAACTCGTGGCGCACCGGAGACAACGAGTCCCGGGCGGCAGTCGCTGCAGAAGTGGATCGCGCACTCACTGAGTCAGGCTTTCTGCTGCTCGCGAACCATGGCGTCGCCGCCCACCTCGGAGCGAGCCTGCGAGAAGCCGCGAAACGGTTCTTTTCCCTACCAACACAGATCAAGGCGCAATACGAAACCACCGTCGGAGGCCGCGGCTGGCTTCCAAGCGGCAGAGAGGCCAACTCATTCGACGGAGAGGACGCAGACGCCGACAAACCCGACATGAAAGAGAGCTACACCATCGGACGCAATCACCTCACCGGTGATCCCGCTATAGACGAGTACTGGTTTCGAGCCAACGTGTGGCCCACAGAGGTGCCAGAACTCGAAGCCCAGGCCAACCGCTACATGGATCAGATGTACGGCGTGTACGACGAATTGCTCCGCATCTGCGGTGCGGCGCTCGGACTGGGCACAGACTGGTTCATCGAACGCTGCGCCAACGGAACTCGCACCCTCAACATCAACCGCTACCCTTCCATGGAAGAGACCGGCGCACCCAAGGATGGCCAATTTCGTGTCGGCCCCCACACCGACTGGAGCATCTTCACGTTGCTCGACCGTCAGGTCGGATACGGCGGCTTCCAGGTCGAAAGCCACGGACAGTGGTTCGACGCACCTTTCGTAGAAGGAGCACTGGTCATCAACATCGGCGACCTCATGGCCCGATGGACCGGCGATCGGTGGCGATCGACCCGCCACCGCGTCCTGCCCCCGCAGGATCAGGCACCGAAAGAAGAGCTGATCTCACTCATCCAGTTTTGCGATGCCAACGTCGACGCCGTCATCAAACCGATGCCCGCTCCGATCGGCAAGAACACGAACCTGGCACCGATCGAAGCAGGCGAGTACCTGCGCCGACGGGCCCTCGCAGCCACTGTCAGCTGA
- a CDS encoding isopenicillin N synthase family dioxygenase, with the protein MSLPNPDTAETFQVPAVDISSYTSERTIAARAETARQLDVACSTVGFIQVLGHGIPADVLVGLSDAVDAFFAMPLHLKKSYIVEGNRGYTPPKSESLSLSLGLESATRMNDFFEAFNVGTEAQSFAGLDLSEDDYGLNVWPDIANFRTNVEKYYVHASRVARTLTTVFADALNLPHDYFEYLTDHSVDVLRMNNYALPEGTVTLDGDLTGMGEHTDFGLVTVLWADQVPGLQVLGREGNWHDVQPIDGALLVNLGDLTARLTNDRWMSTLHRVKPPIIDGTIQRRRSVAFFHDGNIDATIATLPSHLDAADGLAYEPIVVRDHIKAKLAGSQQGKANTAAVREASRVLAASNGYGQA; encoded by the coding sequence ATGTCGCTTCCAAATCCTGACACCGCTGAGACATTTCAAGTCCCCGCCGTCGACATCAGCTCGTACACCTCGGAACGCACCATCGCCGCCCGAGCAGAAACGGCCCGTCAACTCGATGTCGCGTGCTCCACTGTCGGGTTCATCCAGGTTCTTGGCCACGGCATCCCCGCTGACGTACTTGTCGGGCTGTCCGACGCGGTCGACGCCTTCTTCGCCATGCCCTTGCACCTCAAGAAGAGCTACATAGTCGAGGGAAATCGCGGCTACACACCCCCGAAGAGCGAATCGTTGAGCTTGAGCCTCGGACTGGAATCTGCGACACGGATGAACGACTTCTTTGAGGCGTTCAATGTTGGCACAGAGGCACAGTCGTTCGCAGGTTTGGACCTCTCCGAGGACGACTACGGCCTGAACGTGTGGCCGGACATCGCCAACTTCCGCACCAACGTCGAAAAGTACTATGTCCACGCCTCACGAGTCGCACGCACCCTGACCACCGTCTTCGCCGATGCTCTGAACCTGCCACACGATTACTTCGAGTACCTCACCGACCACTCGGTTGACGTACTACGCATGAACAATTACGCGCTCCCCGAAGGCACCGTTACCCTTGATGGCGATCTCACCGGCATGGGCGAGCACACAGACTTTGGACTTGTCACCGTACTGTGGGCTGATCAAGTCCCTGGCCTGCAAGTACTTGGCCGCGAGGGCAACTGGCATGACGTCCAGCCCATCGATGGGGCCCTGCTGGTCAATCTCGGCGACCTTACCGCCCGGTTGACCAACGACCGTTGGATGTCGACTCTGCATCGCGTCAAGCCACCCATCATCGACGGCACCATCCAGCGCCGCCGATCGGTGGCTTTCTTCCACGACGGCAACATCGACGCCACCATTGCGACACTGCCAAGCCATCTCGACGCTGCCGACGGGTTGGCGTACGAACCAATCGTGGTCCGCGACCACATCAAGGCCAAACTCGCTGGTTCCCAGCAAGGTAAGGCCAACACCGCCGCCGTCCGGGAAGCATCGCGGGTCCTTGCCGCCTCGAACGGCTACGGCCAAGCCTGA
- a CDS encoding uracil-xanthine permease family protein, with product MPAVSEPDAPSDAHPVDLRPPIPRLFAFGLQHVLIMYAGCVSVPLIFGAAVGLNASDIGVLISADLLISGAITVVQSIGLWKAVGVRLPVICGGTFTALTPMILIAHEYGMPAVYGSMLLGGVIGIPLAWAFAGLLRYFPPLVTGAVLTVVGLSLIGVAGGLIVGQDTQAADYASPGNIGLAVLVIAIAVTLLCLARGIWRQLAVLLALMIGTAVALPLGLYNLDAVGDASWFGVPQPFHFGAPQFPLTAVVAMTIVMIVVFAESTASILALSEITGKDIGRGDLARGLTGDAISGIFGAVFNAFIDTVYTNNVGAVATTRVFSRYVTAVSGVILIALGLVPKLGAFVAGLPGPVIGGVGLIMFAVVAIVGINTLRHINLGDPINMTIASATVGVGLLPTFMPGMFAKFPDSTQIVLGSGITLAAITAFTLNLALNHTALGVNARRAMTPDKSDSSPFAAHNMIGEDAHVASKS from the coding sequence ATGCCTGCTGTCTCTGAACCCGACGCTCCCTCGGATGCGCACCCCGTTGATCTCCGACCCCCGATCCCACGCTTGTTCGCGTTCGGTCTTCAACACGTGCTGATCATGTACGCCGGGTGCGTCAGTGTGCCGCTGATATTCGGTGCCGCGGTCGGACTAAACGCTTCTGACATAGGTGTTCTGATCTCGGCCGACTTGCTGATATCGGGGGCCATCACCGTTGTTCAGAGCATCGGGCTATGGAAGGCGGTCGGGGTGCGATTGCCGGTGATCTGCGGTGGCACCTTCACGGCGTTGACGCCCATGATTCTGATCGCCCATGAGTACGGTATGCCGGCGGTCTACGGGTCGATGCTGCTCGGCGGTGTCATCGGCATTCCTCTCGCCTGGGCCTTTGCTGGCCTGTTGCGCTATTTCCCGCCCCTGGTAACCGGGGCTGTCCTGACTGTCGTGGGGTTATCGCTGATCGGCGTCGCAGGGGGACTCATTGTCGGTCAAGACACCCAAGCCGCCGACTACGCTTCGCCCGGCAACATTGGTCTTGCAGTGTTGGTTATCGCCATCGCAGTGACGCTGTTGTGTCTCGCTCGCGGTATCTGGCGGCAGCTCGCGGTGCTGCTGGCGCTAATGATCGGCACTGCAGTCGCGCTGCCCCTGGGTCTCTACAACCTCGACGCCGTGGGAGATGCGTCCTGGTTCGGGGTTCCCCAGCCGTTCCACTTCGGTGCTCCACAATTCCCACTGACGGCGGTCGTTGCGATGACGATCGTGATGATCGTGGTGTTCGCTGAATCCACCGCTAGCATTCTGGCGCTGAGCGAGATTACGGGCAAAGACATCGGCCGTGGTGACCTCGCCCGCGGACTGACCGGCGACGCGATCTCGGGCATTTTCGGAGCCGTCTTTAACGCCTTCATTGACACCGTGTACACCAACAACGTCGGCGCGGTTGCCACGACAAGGGTGTTCAGTCGATACGTCACGGCAGTCAGCGGAGTCATCCTGATCGCGCTGGGCTTGGTGCCGAAGCTCGGCGCCTTTGTAGCGGGCCTTCCGGGCCCGGTCATCGGGGGCGTCGGATTGATCATGTTCGCCGTGGTCGCGATCGTCGGAATCAACACACTCCGTCACATCAACCTCGGTGACCCAATCAACATGACTATCGCCTCGGCCACTGTGGGCGTGGGGCTACTCCCTACCTTCATGCCCGGCATGTTCGCTAAGTTCCCCGACTCCACCCAGATCGTGCTGGGCAGCGGTATCACCCTGGCCGCGATCACTGCGTTCACACTCAACCTTGCTCTCAATCACACGGCACTCGGGGTTAACGCCCGCCGGGCCATGACACCCGACAAGTCGGACTCATCCCCATTTGCAGCCCACAACATGATCGGAGAAGACGCACATGTCGCTTCCAAATCCTGA
- a CDS encoding helix-turn-helix domain-containing protein, translating to MDVDDQLLLARSLGASIRAARKAAQLTLSELARRTDLSQPFLSQVENGNTTPSVINLHRIAQTLGTTAHDLLEQSNRSPVKVVRAQEARRYNLGPSAVLRFCVTGTRLMDCNEVTAEPHSAAESGTTHAGEEFVYVISGEIRLNIDGQDVALRAGDTVYYSANVLHQWFNDTDETAVFLFVSTPPSF from the coding sequence GTGGATGTTGATGACCAGCTGTTGCTCGCGCGGTCTCTGGGAGCCTCGATCCGGGCCGCGCGTAAGGCGGCGCAGCTCACCTTGTCCGAACTCGCACGAAGGACCGATCTCTCCCAGCCCTTCCTGAGTCAGGTGGAAAACGGAAACACGACACCCAGTGTGATCAACCTGCACCGGATTGCGCAGACCCTGGGCACCACCGCGCACGACCTGCTCGAGCAGAGCAACCGGTCGCCGGTCAAAGTAGTCAGGGCACAAGAAGCGCGACGCTACAACCTCGGCCCCTCGGCAGTGTTGCGTTTCTGCGTAACCGGCACCCGTCTCATGGACTGCAACGAGGTAACCGCCGAGCCACATAGCGCCGCCGAATCGGGAACAACCCACGCCGGTGAAGAGTTCGTGTACGTCATCTCGGGCGAGATTCGACTCAACATTGACGGCCAAGACGTCGCGCTGCGCGCCGGCGACACCGTCTACTACTCGGCCAACGTCCTCCACCAGTGGTTCAACGACACTGACGAGACCGCCGTATTCCTCTTCGTAAGCACGCCCCCCAGCTTTTAG